Sequence from the Ancalomicrobiaceae bacterium S20 genome:
GTTCGAGGAGTTCTGCCAGGCGTTCAACGACGCCGACATGGTCGTCGTGTCGGACGTCTACGCCGCCGGCGAGGCGCCGATCCCCGGCGCGAGCCGCGATGCGCTGGTCGGCGGTCTGCGCGCGCGGCCACCGCAACGTGATCCCGCTCGAGAGCCCGGACCAGATCGCCGGGCTCGTGAAGGATTTTGCCAAGCCGGGCGACTATGTCGTGTTCCTCGGCGCCGGCAACATCACGCAGTGGGCTTACGCGTTGCCGAAGCAGCTCGCCGCGTTCTCCGATCAGGGAACGCGGGCGTGAGCGCGAGCGTCACGACGTTCGATCCGTCGGCGATCCCCGGCGTGCGCGGGGCGATCACGGGCGATTTCGCGCTCGGCGAGGTGACCTGGTTCCGCGTCGGCGGCGCGGTCGAGACGCTGTTCCAGCCGGCCGACGAGGACGATCTCGCGACGTTCCTGAGGGCGCTGCCCGAGGACGTGCCGGTCATGACGATCGGCCTCGGCTCGAACTCGCTGATCCGCGAGGGCGGCGTACCGGGCGTGGCGATCCGGCTGCCGATGCGCGGCTTCGGTGCGATCGAGCGGGTCGGCGAGACGCGCATCCGGGTCGGCGCCGCGGCGCCCGACAAGCAGGTGGCGAAGGCTGCGCTCGACTTCGGTCTCGGCGGCTTCGCGTTCTATTTCGGCATTCCCGGCGGCATCGGCGGCGCGCTCCGGATGAATGCCGGGGCCAATGGCGGGGACACCAGCCAGCGGGTGGTCGAGGTCCGCGCCATCGACCGGCGCGGCGAGGTCCATGTCTTCGCCAATGCGGATATGGGCTATGCCTATCGGCATTGTTCCGCACCGGGCGACCTGATCTTCACCTCGGCCGTGTTCGAGGGCGTCGCGGCCGACAAGGCCGAGATCGAGACGCAGATGGCGGCCGTCACCGAGCATCGCGAGACCGCGCAGCCGATCCGGTCGAAGACCGGCGGCTCGACCTTCAAGAACCCGCCCGGACAGTCGGCCTGGAAGCTCGTCGACGCGGCCGGCATGCGCGGTTTCCGCGTTGGCGGCGCGCAGGTCTCGGAGATGCACTGCAACTTCCTGATCAACACCGGCGATGCCACCGCCTACGACATCGAACTGCTCGGCGAGACGGTGCGCGCGCGGGTGCTCGAGACGTCCGGCGTGCAGCTCGAGTGGGAGATCAAGCGCTTCGGCCGGTTCGCCGCCGGGCGCGCCGTGGAGCCGTTCCTCGGGGCGTGAGGCAGGACGGGCGCGACCGATCCGGCAAGGCGCGCCCGTGGGCCCGCTTTTGGCAGTGACGCCGCCACAATCTTCCGTAACGGTTGGTCTACGGGGTGATTCGCGGGGCGCGCGGGTCGGCTCCCGGCCGGCTGTTCGGTCTCGGACCTCAAATGTCGTGATGCCGGAGTGGGCTGTCGGCCGGCCGCATGGGTGAGCCGGGTTCCACCCCCCTTCGGGCATCGGTCGAACGGTCGTTCGGGCAATGCGGGCGCATCGGAATTCGTGAAGCGTAATGCGGGAAGGCCGGCGTCGGGGACGTCGGCCTTTGTCGAATCCGGGCCACCGTCGCGTGGAGCCGGACAAGAAGATCGGGGACAAACGAAATGACGAAGCACGTCGCGGTTCTGATGGGCGGATGGGATCCGGAGCGGCCGGTGAGCCTCAGGTCGGGCGAGGCCTGCGCCGGCGCGCTCGAGCGGGCGGGCTTCCAGGTCACCCGGCTCGACGTCGACCGCGACGTGATGAACACGCTCGCCGCGCTGAAGCCGGATGTCGCCTTCAATGCGCTGCATGGCCCCTGGGGCGAAGGCGGCGCCATGCAGGGCATGCTGGAGACGCTGCGCATCCCCTACACCCACTCCGGCATCCTCGCCTCGGGCCTGGCGATGAACAAGGAAAAGGCCAAGCTCGTCTTCAAGGCCGAGGGCATCCCGGTCGCCGAAGCCGTGGTCACCAGCCGTTTCGAGGCCGCCAAGGAGCACGTGCTGCCGCCGCCCTATGTGGTGAAGCCGGTGGCGCAGGGGTCGTCCTTCGGCGTGATCATCGTCTCGGCCGATCGCAGCCATCCCCCGCAGGAGCTCCTGCGCGACGACTGGCCCTACGGCGACATCGTGATGGTCGAGACCTACATCCCCGGGCGCGAGCTCACCGTCGGCGTGATGGGCGGCAAGGCGCTCGATATCATCGAAGTGGTTCCGCAGGGGCAGGCCTTCTACGACTTCGATTCGAAATACGCGCCGGGGGGCTCGCGGCACGTCCTTCCGGCGGCGCTTAAACCAAATATTTACCAAACCGTCCAAATGCTGGCGGAGAAGGCCTATGCGGCGATCGGTTGCCGCGGCGTTTCCCGGGCCGACTTTCGATTCGATGATTCGGGCGACGGCGATGGTGCGCTGTACTGCCTCGAAATGAACACGCAGCCGGGCATGACGGCGACGTCGCTGGTGCCGGAAATGGCCGCTCATGCGGGCATTTCTTTCGAGGCTCTGGTGACCTGGATGGTGGAGGACGCGAGTTGCGATCGTTAGTGGGGCACAGGCGACGGCGCGGGGCGTCGTTCCAGGAGGGAGGTCCCGATCGGGGCTTCCGCCCGGGACGTCTCATCCGCACGTTCCGTCGCTGGCTCCACGCGGTCGACGACTACGCCCGCCATGTCCGTCCGATGTCCGGCACCTATGCCGCGCTCGGCTTCCTCGGCGCCTGGGTCGGCTACGGCATGGCGCTCTCCGGCGACTGGCGGCCGACCGCCGAGGCGCTGACCGCGGCGGCCGGCTTCCGGGTCCAGTCGATCGAGATCCAGGGGCTCGCCGAGTCCGACTCGACCGAGATCGTCGACCGCATCGACGTCACCGCGCAGTCCTCGCTGATGATGCTCGACGTCGAGCGCGCCCGGCAGCGCGTGGCGGAGATCCCGTGGGTCTCCGACGTCTCGGTCAAGAAGCTCTATCCCCACCGCATCGTGGTCAGCCTCAACGAGCGGCTGCCCTTCGCGCTGTGGCAGGACGACGGCCGGCTCAAGGTCGTCGACCGCACCGGCGCGGTGATGTCGGAGACGATCCTCGCCCGCCATACCGCGCTGCCGCTGGTGGTCGGCACGGGCGCCAATGCGCGCGCCGAAGAGGCCGTCGATCTGATGGCCTCCGCTCCGTCGATCCGGTCGCGGGTGCGTGCCGCGGTGCTGGTGGCCGAACGGCGCTGGAACCTGGTCACGGTCGAGGGCGTCGAGATCCGCCTGCCCGAGGAGGATCCCAAGGCCGCGCTGGCGCGGGTCGCGCAATTGCAGGCGACCAAGCGCCTGCTCGATCGCGACATCGTCGCGGTCGATGTGCGCGCGGCCGACAAGCTGTTCGTGCGCCTCTCCGATGCCGCTGCCGAGCAGCGCAAGGAGATGAACAAGGCACGCATGCCGAAGAAGAGGGGGACCGACACATGAGACGGCCTCCCTCCGATCCGAATATCGTTCCGCGCATGCGGCCGCTGTCACACCGGCGGCCGACGGTCGTTTCCGTCCTCGACGTCGGCTCGTCGAAGGTGACCTGCCTGATCGCCCGGCTGAGCCCGCGCGCGCCGGACAAGGTGCTGCCGGGCCGCACGCATGATCTCGCCGTGCTCGGCTACGGCATGCAGCGCGCCCGCGGCATGAAGTCGGGCACGGTCATCGACCTCGACGAGGCCGAGCAGTCGATCCGGCTGGCCGTCGATGCGGCCGAACGCATGGCGGGTCTGACCATCGAATCGCTTATCCTCAACATCACGGCCGGCCGGCCGCGCTCGGAGGTGTTCCGGGCCAGCGTCGACGTGGCCGGTCTCGAGGTGGACGAGGCGGATATCCAGCGCGTGCTCTCGGCGGGCGGCTCGCATTCGGTGACCGACGATCGGTCGCTCGTGCACTCGCTGCCGATCGGATACGCGCTCGACGGTTCGCGGGGCATCAGGGATCCGCGCGGTATGCTCGGCAAGAAGCTCGCGGTCGACATGCATGTGGTGACGGCGGACACGGCTCCGATCCGCAACCTCGAACTCGCCGTCAACCGCTGCCATCTCGAAGTCGAGACCATCGTCGCGACGCCCTATGCGTCGGGCCTGTCGACGCTGGTCGATGACGAGGCGGATCTCGGCGTCGCGCTCGTCGACATGGGTGGCGGCACGACCTCGATGGCGGTGTTCGCCGATGGCGCCTTCTGCCATGTGGACGCGGTCGCGATCGGCGGCCACCACGTGACGATGGACATCGCGCGCGGCCTGTCGACCCGGCTTGCCGACGCCGAACGGATCAAGACGCTGCACGGCACGGCGCTCGCCGCCTCCTCTGACGATCACGAGATCATCGGCGTGCCGGCGGTCGGCGAGGACACCCACGACATTGTCAACGTGCCGCGCGGCGCGCTGACCCGCATCATCCGCCCGCGCATCGAGGAGACCCTCGAACTGGTGCGCGACCGGCTCGCGGCCTCCGGCTTCGCCGGCCGGGTCGGGCGCCGCGTCGTGCTGACCGGCGGCGCCAGCCAGCTGACGGGCCTCGTCGAGGTCGCCCGGCGCATCCTCGGCCGCAATGTCCGGCTCGGCCGGCCGCTCGGCATCGCCGGGCTGCCGCAGGCGGCCAAGGGGCCGGCCTATGCGGCGGCGGTGGGGCTTCTGATCTACCCGCAGGTGGCGCAGATCGAGCAGTTCGATCAGCGCCGCAGCCGCCGGCTGATGACCGGCACCGGCGGGCGGATCGCCAAGATCGGCCAATGGCTGAGGGACAGTTGGTGATCCCCCGGCCGAGGGCGACAGCGTAACGGGCGCAAGCCCCGAGTTTCGAGTTTCGAGTTCCGGCGGACCCGCGGTCCGCAAAAGAGCAGGTCGGGGTCCTTCGGGGCCTCGGTCGACAACAACGAAGACCGGAAGACCCCGCCGACGACCGCGGGCCGACAACGTGAGGCAGCCATGACTTTGAATCTGAAGATGCCCGACATTCGGGAGCTCAAGCCGCGGATCACCGTGTTCGGCACCGGCGGCGCCGGCGGCAACGCGGTCAACAACATGATCCAGGCCGGTCTCAAGGGTGTCGACTTCGTCGTGGCGAACACCGATGCCCAGGCCCTGTCGCTGTCGAAGGCCGAGCGCATCATCCAGATGGGCGTGGCGGTCACCGAGGGCCTCGGCGCCGGCTCGATGCCGGAAGTCGGCCGC
This genomic interval carries:
- the ftsA gene encoding cell division protein FtsA, producing MRPLSHRRPTVVSVLDVGSSKVTCLIARLSPRAPDKVLPGRTHDLAVLGYGMQRARGMKSGTVIDLDEAEQSIRLAVDAAERMAGLTIESLILNITAGRPRSEVFRASVDVAGLEVDEADIQRVLSAGGSHSVTDDRSLVHSLPIGYALDGSRGIRDPRGMLGKKLAVDMHVVTADTAPIRNLELAVNRCHLEVETIVATPYASGLSTLVDDEADLGVALVDMGGGTTSMAVFADGAFCHVDAVAIGGHHVTMDIARGLSTRLADAERIKTLHGTALAASSDDHEIIGVPAVGEDTHDIVNVPRGALTRIIRPRIEETLELVRDRLAASGFAGRVGRRVVLTGGASQLTGLVEVARRILGRNVRLGRPLGIAGLPQAAKGPAYAAAVGLLIYPQVAQIEQFDQRRSRRLMTGTGGRIAKIGQWLRDSW
- a CDS encoding cell division protein FtsQ/DivIB, whose product is MSGTYAALGFLGAWVGYGMALSGDWRPTAEALTAAAGFRVQSIEIQGLAESDSTEIVDRIDVTAQSSLMMLDVERARQRVAEIPWVSDVSVKKLYPHRIVVSLNERLPFALWQDDGRLKVVDRTGAVMSETILARHTALPLVVGTGANARAEEAVDLMASAPSIRSRVRAAVLVAERRWNLVTVEGVEIRLPEEDPKAALARVAQLQATKRLLDRDIVAVDVRAADKLFVRLSDAAAEQRKEMNKARMPKKRGTDT
- the murB gene encoding UDP-N-acetylmuramate dehydrogenase, translated to MRGAITGDFALGEVTWFRVGGAVETLFQPADEDDLATFLRALPEDVPVMTIGLGSNSLIREGGVPGVAIRLPMRGFGAIERVGETRIRVGAAAPDKQVAKAALDFGLGGFAFYFGIPGGIGGALRMNAGANGGDTSQRVVEVRAIDRRGEVHVFANADMGYAYRHCSAPGDLIFTSAVFEGVAADKAEIETQMAAVTEHRETAQPIRSKTGGSTFKNPPGQSAWKLVDAAGMRGFRVGGAQVSEMHCNFLINTGDATAYDIELLGETVRARVLETSGVQLEWEIKRFGRFAAGRAVEPFLGA
- a CDS encoding D-alanine--D-alanine ligase; translated protein: MTKHVAVLMGGWDPERPVSLRSGEACAGALERAGFQVTRLDVDRDVMNTLAALKPDVAFNALHGPWGEGGAMQGMLETLRIPYTHSGILASGLAMNKEKAKLVFKAEGIPVAEAVVTSRFEAAKEHVLPPPYVVKPVAQGSSFGVIIVSADRSHPPQELLRDDWPYGDIVMVETYIPGRELTVGVMGGKALDIIEVVPQGQAFYDFDSKYAPGGSRHVLPAALKPNIYQTVQMLAEKAYAAIGCRGVSRADFRFDDSGDGDGALYCLEMNTQPGMTATSLVPEMAAHAGISFEALVTWMVEDASCDR